The following proteins are co-located in the Lepidochelys kempii isolate rLepKem1 chromosome 28, rLepKem1.hap2, whole genome shotgun sequence genome:
- the ELP5 gene encoding elongator complex protein 5 — protein sequence MLGELVAGATGGLVLIQDTVECEGRSLLKTFAAASAHRGESVHVFGFEIPEEEFRAGFDPDVTARLLYQDGFTDPLRWTGEAGAFRAEEFSALGVAGRLARGPAGPVTVVLDSLSWLLLRQPLAAVCQTLERIPRAAACAGLRVTRILALLHGDLHPLGLVETLHSLAQAVVGVGPAPEGVGSRGDVPRLASMLQRKGTWKVLKKEEYYTVLAGFTPKALGEPTGSMPQDEEAEPPSTADPTANLTFNLRLSDTERQARDGLLLPFHFTAQKKSSLLEASANAGKIFYEPDAADDLDEEDPDDDLDV from the exons atgCTGGGGGAACTGGTGGCTGGGGCGACGGGGGGGCTCGTCCTCATTCAGG ACACCGTTGAGTGTGAGGGCCGCAGCCTGCTCAAGACCTTTGCGGCAGCTTCAGCTCACAG GGGGGAATCCGTCCACGTTTTCGGCTTTGAAATCCCCGAGGAAGAGTTCCGGGCTGGCTTCGACCCTGACGTGACTGCGCG GTTACTATACCAGGATGGCTTCACAGACCCCCTGCGCTGGACCGGGGAGGCCGGGGCCTTCAGGGCGGAGGAGTTCTCGGCGCTGGGGGTGGCCGGGCGCCTAGCGCGGGGACCCGCGGGACCCGTCACCGTTGTCCTGGACTCGCTCAGCTGGCTTCTGCTGCGCCAGCCACTGGCCGCCGTCTGCCAGACGCTGGAACGGATCCCGAGGGCAGCTGCCTGCgcag GCCTGCGTGTGACGAGGATCCTGGCCTTGCTCCACGGGGACCTGCACCCGCTGGGCCTGGTGGAAACCCTCCACTCCCTGGCCCAagctgtggtgggggtggggccggccCCCGAGGGCGTGGGGAGTCGGGGGGACGTCCCCCGACTGGCCTCCATGCTGCAGCGTAAGGGGACCTGGAAGGTCCTCAAGAAG GAGGAATATTACACCGTCCTGGCCGGCTTCACCCCAAAAGCCCTCGGGGAGCCCACAGGGAGCATGCCCCAAGATGAGGAGGCCGAGCCCCCCTCCACA GCGGACCCCACCGCCAACTTGACCTTCAACCTGCGGCTGTCGGACACGGAGCGCCAGGCCCGGGACGGGCTGCTGCTGCCCTTCCACTTCACCGCCCAAAA GAAGTCgtccctgctggaggcctcggCCAACGCCGGGAAGATCTTCTACGAACCGGACGCCGCGGACGACCTGGACGAGGAGGATCCGGACGACGACCTGGACGTGTGA
- the CLDN7 gene encoding LOW QUALITY PROTEIN: claudin-7 (The sequence of the model RefSeq protein was modified relative to this genomic sequence to represent the inferred CDS: inserted 2 bases in 1 codon) — MANSGLQLLGFVLAXAGWVALIAATILPQWRMSSYAGDSIITAVAVYQGLWMSCAWQSTGQIQCKAYDSILNLSSALQATRALMVVSIVLGVIGIGVASMGMKCTRCGGDNKVQKARIAMTGGLIFVVGGLAALIACSWYGNQIVRDFYDVRVPVNTKYEFGSAIFIGWAGSALVLLGGGLLSCSCPGKSGYKKSYPRSKAVSQPPTNREYV, encoded by the exons ATGGCCAACTccgggctgcagctgctgggcttcGTGCTGGC TGCTGGCTGGGTGGCCCTGATCGCGGCCACCATCCTGCCTCAGTGGCGCATGTCCTCCTACGCCGGGGACAGCATCATCACGGCCGTGGCGGTCTACCAGGGGCTGTGGATGTCCTGCGCCTGGCAGAGCACGGGGCAGATCCAGTGCAAGGCCTACGATTCCATCCTCAACCTCAGCT ctgctctccAGGCCACGCGGGCGCTCATGGTGGTCTCCATTGTGTTGGGGGTCATCGGCATCGGCGTCGCCTCCATGGGCATGAAGTGCACCCGCTGCGGGGGGGACAACAAGGTGCAGAAGGCGCGCATCGCCATGACCGGGGGGCTCATCTTCGTGGTGGGAG gtcTAGCGGCGCTGATCGCCTGTTCCTGGTACGGAAACCAGATCGTGCGAGATTTCTACGACGTCAGGGTACCTGTGAACACCAA GTATGAATTTGGATCGGCGATCTTTATCGGCTGGGCTGGGTCCGCCCTGGTCTTGCTGGGAGGGGGTCTCCTCTCCTGTTCCTGCCCTGGGAAATCGGGGTACAAGAAGTCGTACCCCAGGAGCAAAGCCGTTTCTCAGCCCCCCACCAACAGGGAATACGTCTAG